A section of the Mastomys coucha isolate ucsf_1 unplaced genomic scaffold, UCSF_Mcou_1 pScaffold15, whole genome shotgun sequence genome encodes:
- the Psma7 gene encoding proteasome subunit alpha type-7, which yields MSYDRAITVFSPDGHLFQVEYAQEAVKKGSTAVGVRGRDIVVLGVEKKSVAKLQDERTVRKICALDDNVCMAFAGLTADARIVINRARVECQSHRLTVEDPVTVEYITRYIASLKQRYTQSNGRRPFGISALIVGFDFDGTPRLYQTDPSGTYHAWKANAIGRGAKSVREFLEKNYTDDAIETDDLTIKLVIKALLEVVQSGGKNIELAVMRRDQPLKILNPEEIEKYVAEIEKEKEENEKKKQKKAS from the exons ATGAGCTACGACCGCGCCATCACCGTCTTCTCGCCCGACGGCCACCTCTTCCAAGTGGAGTACGCACAGGAGGCGGTCAAAAAGGGCTCCACCGCG GTTGGTGTTCGAGGAAGGGACATTGTTGTTCTTggtgtggaaaaaaaatcagtggctaAGCTACAAGATGAAAGAACAGTCCGGAAGATCTGCGCCTTGGACGACAACGTCTGTATGGCCTTTGCAG GTCTCACCGCTGATGCAAGGATAGTCATCAACAGAGCCCGGGTAGAGTGCCAGAGCCACAGGCTGACAGTGGAGGACCCAGTGACTGTGGAGTACATCACCCGCTACATTGCGAGTCTGAAGCAG CGTTATACACAGAGCAATGGGCGCAGGCCATTTGGTATCTCTGCCCTAATTGTGGGTTTTGACTTTGATGGCACTCCCAGACTCTATCAGACTGACCCCTCGGGCACATACCATGCCTGGAAG GCCAATGCCATAGGCCGGGGTGCCAAGTCGGTGCGTGAATTTCTGGAGAAGAACTACACAGATGATGCCATTGAAACAGATGATCTGACCATCAAACTCGTGATCAAGGCACTGTTAGAA GTGGTCCAGTCAGGTGGCAAAAACATCGAACTTGCCGTTATGAGGCGGGATCAGCCCCTCAAG ATTCTAAATCCTGAAGAAATTGAGAAGTATGTTGCTGAAAtcgagaaggagaaagaagaaaatgaaaagaagaagcaaaagaaagcatcttga